In Microcaecilia unicolor unplaced genomic scaffold, aMicUni1.1, whole genome shotgun sequence, a single window of DNA contains:
- the LOC115459408 gene encoding claudin-4-like — MGASGVQLVGIILAICGLIGAIVCCALPKWKETSFSGQNIVTAQTTWDGIWMTCVVQSTGQMQCKTHDSMLQLASDLQAARALTVVSIVLAVFGVLVAFVGAEFTTCVENESTKSKISLTAGIVVAIAGLMLIIPVSWSANTVIRNFYDPTTVSKMELGASIFIGWASSVLLLIAGGLLCCFRPRGSGGSYSAQYYAKNAPSAPSKNYV; from the coding sequence ATGGGAGCATCAGGGGTCCAGCTGGTGGGCATCATCCTGGCCATTTGTGGTCTGATTGGGGCCATTGTGTGCTGTGCCCTACCTAAGTGGAAAGAGACCTCCTTCTCCGGTCAGAACATTGTGACAGCCCAGACCACCTGGGATGGGATCTGGATGACCTGTGTGGTCCAAAGTACAGGCCAGATGCAGTGCAAGACCCATGACTCCATGCTCCAGTTGGCATCAGACTTGCAGGCAGCCCGGGCCCTCACCGTGGTCAGCATTGTTCTAGCTGTATTTGGAGTGCTGGTGGCATTTGTGGGTGCTGAATTTACCACCTGTGTGGAGAATGAGAGCACCAAGTCCAAGATATCTCTAACTGCCGGCATTGTGGTGGCCATAGCCGGCTTGATGCTCATCATCCCTGTCAGCTGGTCAGCCAACACAGTGATTCGCAACTTCTACGACCCAACTACAGTGTCTAAGATGGAGCTGGGTGccagcatcttcattggttggGCCTCCTCTGTCCTGCTGCTCATTGCTGGGGGGCTTCTCTGCTGCTTCCGCCCTCGAGGGAGTGGTGGCAGTTACTCAGCACAGTACTATGCCAAGAATGCACCCAGCGCACCCAGCAAGAACTATGTCTAA